The following proteins come from a genomic window of Oricola thermophila:
- a CDS encoding lysophospholipid acyltransferase family protein, producing the protein MRTVRFAELSYARPDDPPFKRWVIRTIESLSGRERLANLYEHWRSEIFGKSESVFTEMLNLIEVKLDAGGHWPPVDIPDTPIVMVANHPYGIGDGIAFLSLAEQLGRPFRVIINNDLLKVPEIRPYSLPISFEDTKEALALNLQTRKEAVRLLKEGVTIVIFPAGGVATAHKGFGRAEDLPWKMFTAKLIQAARASVIPVYFEGQNGRLFHLVSQFSLTLRTSMLIREFQRLYGKQIRAWIGQTIPWDTLARIDDRKVLLQSVHNAVFSLDPNPSRRIRPATFAERY; encoded by the coding sequence ATGAGAACCGTCCGATTTGCCGAGCTGTCATATGCGCGTCCGGACGATCCGCCGTTCAAGCGATGGGTCATACGAACGATCGAGAGTCTTTCCGGCCGCGAGCGGCTGGCGAATCTCTATGAACACTGGCGCAGCGAGATTTTCGGGAAAAGCGAAAGCGTTTTCACGGAGATGCTGAACCTGATCGAGGTGAAGCTGGACGCCGGAGGCCACTGGCCGCCCGTGGATATACCCGATACGCCAATAGTCATGGTTGCCAACCACCCCTACGGTATCGGCGACGGCATAGCCTTCCTGTCGTTGGCAGAACAACTGGGGCGGCCGTTTCGGGTCATCATAAACAACGATCTGCTCAAGGTGCCGGAGATACGGCCCTATTCGCTGCCGATCTCGTTCGAGGATACGAAGGAGGCTCTGGCGCTCAATCTCCAGACGCGCAAGGAAGCCGTGCGTCTTCTGAAGGAGGGGGTGACGATAGTTATTTTTCCGGCCGGCGGGGTGGCGACGGCCCACAAGGGGTTCGGCCGTGCGGAGGACCTGCCCTGGAAGATGTTTACCGCGAAACTGATTCAGGCTGCTCGTGCCTCGGTCATCCCCGTATATTTCGAGGGGCAGAACGGAAGGCTGTTTCACCTCGTCAGCCAGTTCTCACTGACCCTGCGCACCTCGATGCTGATACGCGAGTTTCAACGGCTTTATGGCAAGCAGATTCGGGCCTGGATTGGACAGACGATTCCATGGGACACACTGGCCAGGATCGATGACAGAAAGGTGCTGCTGCAAAGCGTGCACAACGCGGTGTTTTCGCTCGATCCGAATCCGAGCCGCCGCATCCGTCCGGCCACGTTTGCCGAACGCTACTGA